TGCCCGTCGTCTTCATCCCGCACGGCGGAGGCCCCTGGCCCTTCGTGGACCTGGGCCTTCCGAAAGCGGAGGTCCAGGCGCTCGCGGACTCCCTGCGCCAGGTGGGCCCGCGGCTCGCGACGCCGCCGAAGGCGCTGCTCGTCATCTCCGCCCACTGGGAGGAGCCCGTGGCCACGGTGATGACGTCCGCCGCGCCCCCCATCCTGTATGACTATTACGGCTTCCCGCCGGAGTCGTACCGCATCTCCTGGCCGGCCCCGGGCAACCCACGGCTCGCCGCGCGCGTGCGCGAGCTGCTCGCCTCGGCGGGCATCGCCACGTCGGAGGACCCGGCGCGCGGCTACGACCACGGCACCTTCATCCCGCTGAAGCTGATGTACCCGGAGGCGGACATCCCCTGCGTCCAGCTCTCGCTGAAGCAGGGGCTGGACCCCTCGGAGCACCTGGCCATGGGCCGGGCGCTCGCGCCGCTGCGCGACGAGGGCGTGTTCATCATCGGCAGCGGGATGACGTTCCACAACCTGCGCGCCTTCGGAGACCCTCGCGCCCACGAGGTCTCCGCGAAGTTCGACGCGTGGGTCCAGGACGCCGCGACCTCTCCCGCGGCCGAGCGTGACGCGAAGCTCACGCAGTGGCTGCAGGCCCCTTACGCGCGGCTCGCCCATCCTCGCGAGGAGCACCTGCTCCCCTTGATGGTCGTCGCCGGTGCCGCCGGGGGTGACCGGGGCACCACCTCGTGGTCCGGCTCCATGATGGGGACGCGCATCTCCGGCTTCCAGTTCGGCTGACCTCAGCCCTTGGGGGCCGGGGCCTGCTTCTTCTCGGCCAGGACCTTCAGGACCTCCTTCGCCGTGGCGGCCGAGGACGCCGGGTTCTGTCCCGTCACGAGCCGCCCGTCGCGCACCGTGAAGCTCTTCCACAACGGGCCGGACTCGTAGCGCGCGCCCAGCTCCCGCATCCGGGTCTCCAGCGGGAAGGGGACGATGGCGTCGAACTTCGCCGCCTGCTCCTCCGCGTTGCTGAAGGCCGCCACGCGCTTGCCCGCCACCAGCGGCTTGCCGTCCGGTCCCTTCACGCCCACCAGCGCCGCCGGGCCGTGGCAGACCGCCGCCACCACCGCGCCCCGCGCGTAGCCCGCGGACAGCAGTTGATGCGCCGGCGCGTGCTGGGCCAGGTCCCACATCACGCCGTGCCCGCCCACCACGAAGTACGCGTCGTAGGTGTCCTTCACCTGGGCGAGCACCTTCGTGTTCGCCAGCTTCTTCGTCGCCTCGGCGTCCGCGAGGAAGGCGCGCGTGTCCTCCGTCTGCTCCTTCTCGCTGCGCGGATCCACGGGCGCCTTGCCTCCCAGCGGCGACGCGATGTCCACCTGCGCGCCAGCCCTGGTGAACTGCTCGTACGGCGCGGCCAGCTCCTCCAACCAGAAGCCCGTCTTCTCCCCGGTGTTCCCGAACTGCGAGTGGCTGGTGACGATGAGCAGCACCTTCACGGCGGTGATCGCTTCCATGGGACGTCCTCCTTCGAGCCCCACTCCCTGGGGGCGATGGGCGATGAGATACGTCCCGGCCGTCCCCAAGAAAACCGAGAGCCACTTCACATAAACTGAAGCCATGCTTGGCAATCACGAAGCGCTCTGGACGCTGTGGGAGGTCAGCCGGGCGGGCACGCACGCGGCCGCGGCCACGCGCCTGGGCATCACCGCCTCCGCCGTGGGCCAGCAGCTCAAGGCCCTGGAGCGGCACGTGGGCGTGGCGCTGTTCGAACGCGTGGGGCGCCGGGCCCGGCTCACTCCGGCGGGCGCCGCCCTCGTCGCGCGGCTGGGAGAACACCTGCCCGCGGTGGACGCGGCGCTGGAGGCGGCCTCCGAGGCCCAGCGCGCCGTGCGCGGCGAGGTGTCCCTGGGCGGTCCCTGGCCCTTCTTCCGGTACTGGCTCCGCCCCCGTCTGCCGGGCCTGCTGGCGCGCCACCCGGAGCTGCGGCTGGACGTGCGCTTCGACGTGCCCAGCCGCGTGTCACGGCTGTTGCTGGACGGAGCGTTGGACCTGGGCATCGTCGGGCTGTTGCCGGACGCTCCGGGCCTGGAGGTCCGTGCGGTGGCCCAGGAGGAGTTCGTCGCCATCGGCGCGCCCGCGTACCTGAAGCGCTGGGGGACGCCGCGCGGGGCACGCGACTTCGGTTCGCACCGGTTCATCGCCTTCGACGCGGACCTGGCCATGCTGGCGCCT
The sequence above is drawn from the Corallococcus sp. NCRR genome and encodes:
- a CDS encoding LysR family transcriptional regulator; the protein is MLGNHEALWTLWEVSRAGTHAAAATRLGITASAVGQQLKALERHVGVALFERVGRRARLTPAGAALVARLGEHLPAVDAALEAASEAQRAVRGEVSLGGPWPFFRYWLRPRLPGLLARHPELRLDVRFDVPSRVSRLLLDGALDLGIVGLLPDAPGLEVRAVAQEEFVAIGAPAYLKRWGTPRGARDFGSHRFIAFDADLAMLAPWWRAAFGPREPLPAQVVCRVANLDEMLALVEAGAGLAVLPDYLVAPAVREKRVVTLTPEPGRRSARRPRGTLYVAWRRAAAPTARFLAVRDWLLAG
- a CDS encoding type 1 glutamine amidotransferase domain-containing protein, whose protein sequence is MEAITAVKVLLIVTSHSQFGNTGEKTGFWLEELAAPYEQFTRAGAQVDIASPLGGKAPVDPRSEKEQTEDTRAFLADAEATKKLANTKVLAQVKDTYDAYFVVGGHGVMWDLAQHAPAHQLLSAGYARGAVVAAVCHGPAALVGVKGPDGKPLVAGKRVAAFSNAEEQAAKFDAIVPFPLETRMRELGARYESGPLWKSFTVRDGRLVTGQNPASSAATAKEVLKVLAEKKQAPAPKG
- a CDS encoding DODA-type extradiol aromatic ring-opening family dioxygenase, whose amino-acid sequence is MPTDTSHPSSRLPVVFIPHGGGPWPFVDLGLPKAEVQALADSLRQVGPRLATPPKALLVISAHWEEPVATVMTSAAPPILYDYYGFPPESYRISWPAPGNPRLAARVRELLASAGIATSEDPARGYDHGTFIPLKLMYPEADIPCVQLSLKQGLDPSEHLAMGRALAPLRDEGVFIIGSGMTFHNLRAFGDPRAHEVSAKFDAWVQDAATSPAAERDAKLTQWLQAPYARLAHPREEHLLPLMVVAGAAGGDRGTTSWSGSMMGTRISGFQFG